The following are encoded together in the Paludisphaera mucosa genome:
- the recO gene encoding DNA repair protein RecO, whose protein sequence is MPANRSLALVVRTVDVFETSLVVTLFTRELGKVAALAKGGRRLKSPFQGGLDLLGVSDIVLLPKASESLDLLTESAPVERFPCLRRDLAALYAGYYIAELLTDLTDYHDPHPKLFDAARITLRHLGEAGLRARRVLRFELACLREIGLMPLLDRCAHCGEPLDPEVESVAFGPATGGALCPACRPGQPHVMTTSRRTIESMRALASPGNEWREREMGGSELAAVRQTVGAVVSHVLGHRPRVWPFLGV, encoded by the coding sequence TTGCCCGCGAATCGCTCGCTGGCCCTGGTGGTGCGCACCGTCGACGTCTTCGAGACCAGCCTGGTCGTCACGCTCTTCACGCGCGAGCTGGGCAAGGTCGCCGCGCTCGCCAAGGGGGGGCGACGGCTGAAGTCGCCGTTCCAGGGTGGCCTTGACCTGCTGGGCGTTTCGGATATCGTGCTGCTGCCCAAGGCGTCGGAGTCGCTGGACCTCCTGACCGAGTCCGCGCCTGTGGAGCGGTTCCCATGTCTGCGCCGCGATCTGGCGGCCCTGTATGCCGGCTATTACATCGCCGAACTGCTGACCGACCTGACGGACTATCACGACCCGCACCCCAAGCTGTTCGACGCGGCGAGGATCACCTTGCGGCATCTGGGCGAGGCGGGATTGCGGGCGCGGCGGGTCCTCCGGTTCGAGCTGGCGTGCCTGCGGGAGATCGGCCTGATGCCGCTCCTCGACCGGTGCGCCCACTGCGGCGAGCCCCTGGATCCGGAAGTCGAATCGGTGGCGTTCGGCCCGGCGACCGGGGGGGCCCTCTGCCCGGCCTGCCGCCCCGGCCAGCCGCACGTCATGACGACGTCGCGGCGGACGATCGAGAGCATGAGGGCCCTGGCCAGCCCGGGGAACGAGTGGCGGGAGCGGGAGATGGGCGGTTCCGAACTCGCGGCCGTCCGACAGACGGTCGGCGCCGTCGTCAGTCACGTCCTGGGCCACCGACCGAGGGTCTGGCCCTTCCTGGGAGTCTGA
- a CDS encoding outer membrane protein assembly factor BamD, with protein MSRSSPRMVFAKWACAALILGSAAGCQSFRAPFAQWSSSYDSGLARPLSKDELARSKSEKVTDAGSLLRRWLSPRDPSANNDANGGGGAAADRNPTGEILGSNGWRPFMKSPPNPDAQKELDAAFALYEAGKLSEAEAAFSKIAKARKESPWGEKAQYQLAETQFKRRKFLAAHDSFEKLAADYPGTQRMEDLVSREYEIAQIWMAQNDPKAKPEQKLAWYTHFTGEQAVIDTQGNALKALEHVRHHAPDGPLADDAVMQIADYHMANADYESAAIYYDEMISTHPKSPFLHRAHLAAIDARVKGYLGPAYDGEGLEKARDLVQQTMKTFPEDQASYEKLYHTLDLINDQEAERTYNIGAYYKKVGKVASAEYYFGKIPQRWPNSPWAVKAKTDLATLAKLPRKASLPSKILTQPGATDPYYSAGGGMMGGMGGMGGGMGGMGGGGGGGMM; from the coding sequence ATGAGCCGATCGTCTCCACGGATGGTGTTCGCGAAGTGGGCCTGCGCCGCGCTGATCCTGGGATCGGCCGCGGGCTGCCAGAGCTTCCGCGCGCCGTTCGCGCAGTGGAGTTCGAGCTACGACTCCGGCCTGGCCCGGCCCCTGTCCAAGGACGAGCTGGCGCGCTCGAAGTCCGAGAAGGTCACCGACGCCGGCTCGCTGCTGAGGCGCTGGCTGAGCCCCCGCGACCCCTCGGCCAACAACGACGCGAACGGCGGCGGCGGGGCCGCGGCCGACCGCAACCCCACGGGCGAGATCCTGGGCTCGAACGGCTGGCGGCCGTTCATGAAGTCGCCCCCCAACCCCGACGCCCAGAAGGAGCTCGACGCCGCCTTCGCCCTCTACGAGGCCGGCAAGCTCTCCGAGGCCGAGGCCGCGTTCTCGAAGATCGCCAAGGCTCGCAAGGAGAGCCCCTGGGGCGAGAAGGCCCAGTACCAACTGGCCGAGACCCAGTTCAAGCGCCGCAAGTTCCTCGCCGCCCACGACAGCTTCGAGAAGCTCGCCGCCGACTACCCCGGCACCCAGCGGATGGAAGACCTGGTCTCCCGCGAGTACGAGATCGCCCAGATCTGGATGGCCCAGAACGACCCCAAGGCCAAGCCCGAGCAGAAGCTCGCCTGGTACACCCACTTCACCGGCGAGCAGGCGGTCATCGACACCCAGGGCAACGCGCTCAAGGCCCTCGAACACGTCCGCCACCACGCGCCCGACGGCCCGCTCGCCGACGACGCCGTGATGCAGATCGCCGACTACCACATGGCCAACGCCGACTACGAGTCGGCGGCGATCTACTACGACGAGATGATCAGCACGCACCCCAAGAGCCCGTTCCTCCACCGGGCCCACCTCGCCGCGATCGACGCCCGGGTCAAGGGCTACCTCGGCCCCGCCTACGACGGCGAAGGGCTCGAGAAGGCCCGCGACCTCGTCCAGCAGACCATGAAGACCTTCCCCGAGGACCAGGCGAGCTACGAGAAGCTCTACCACACGCTCGACCTCATCAACGACCAGGAGGCCGAGCGGACGTACAACATCGGCGCCTATTACAAGAAGGTCGGCAAGGTGGCCTCGGCCGAGTATTACTTCGGCAAGATCCCCCAGCGCTGGCCCAACAGCCCCTGGGCCGTGAAGGCCAAGACCGACCTGGCCACCCTGGCCAAGCTCCCGCGCAAGGCGAGCCTGCCGAGCAAGATCCTGACCCAGCCCGGCGCCACCGACCCCTACTACAGCGCCGGGGGCGGGATGATGGGCGGCATGGGAGGCATGGGCGGCGGCATGGGCGGCATGGGCGGCGGCGGCGGCGGCGGCATGATGTGA